A region from the Prochlorococcus marinus XMU1408 genome encodes:
- the menA gene encoding 2-carboxy-1,4-naphthoquinone phytyltransferase: MLELLPSLKGYTKKQTGRISLSVKSSTTERKHLWQAAIKWPLYSVAIMPVIVSAGWELGNSGNIRVGQFIGFLIASILILLWENLTNDLFDDETGVDKYKFHSVVALTGSKSTVSRVAYFSLLLGLFIIFILALKSKITVLFLVIICCFLGYLYQGPPFRLGYKGLGEPLCWIAFGPLATAAALIVISPKSNFDIIPWGTALIVGAGPAMATTLVLFCSHFHQINQDAAVGKKSPLVILGTHRAAEFLPWFVGLIFLLELLPVLLGIWPITTLICLISLPSGLDLIKLIKRHHNQPERIKNSKFLALRFQTINGLCLSIGFAISSFFYN; encoded by the coding sequence ATGCTTGAACTGCTGCCTAGTCTTAAGGGATACACCAAGAAACAAACAGGAAGGATTAGTTTATCAGTGAAGTCTTCTACAACTGAAAGAAAACATCTTTGGCAAGCTGCAATTAAGTGGCCACTGTATTCAGTCGCAATAATGCCCGTAATTGTATCTGCAGGATGGGAGCTAGGAAATAGCGGCAATATTCGGGTGGGACAATTCATCGGTTTTCTAATTGCCTCAATCTTGATCTTGCTTTGGGAAAACCTTACCAATGATCTTTTTGACGATGAAACTGGTGTTGACAAATACAAATTCCACTCGGTAGTAGCTTTAACTGGTAGTAAAAGCACTGTAAGTCGAGTTGCATATTTTTCTCTTTTATTAGGTTTATTTATAATATTTATCCTCGCTCTAAAAAGTAAAATAACAGTACTTTTTTTAGTCATAATTTGTTGTTTCCTTGGATATTTATATCAAGGGCCACCATTTAGACTGGGGTATAAGGGGCTGGGAGAACCCCTTTGCTGGATTGCATTTGGACCACTTGCGACAGCTGCAGCACTAATTGTTATTTCTCCAAAATCTAATTTTGATATCATCCCCTGGGGAACTGCACTAATTGTTGGAGCAGGTCCCGCCATGGCGACCACTTTAGTTCTATTCTGTTCGCATTTTCATCAAATCAATCAAGATGCTGCTGTCGGTAAAAAATCACCCTTAGTTATTTTAGGCACTCATCGAGCGGCAGAATTTTTACCGTGGTTCGTTGGTCTAATATTTTTATTAGAATTACTACCTGTACTACTTGGAATATGGCCAATAACGACTCTTATATGTTTAATTAGCCTTCCTTCAGGATTAGATCTTATTAAATTAATTAAAAGACATCACAACCAACCTGAGCGTATTAAAAACAGTAAGTTTTTAGCTTTACGCTTTCAGACAATTAATGGTTTATGCTTGAGTATAGGTTTTGCTATATCCTCATTTTTTTATAATTAA